Proteins encoded by one window of Halomonas sp. Bachu 37:
- a CDS encoding 3-hydroxyacyl-CoA dehydrogenase NAD-binding domain-containing protein translates to MQDDSLQAVVVGAGTMGTTLAKLMAAHNVQVTVVDTNPQVLDASRLSIGTHAAAIRFTTDLQSAGAPDFVIESVTENVAVKRKVVAQIEASVADTTVIMTNTSGIPIDDIGSAMRLPQRFVGTHFFNPADIVPAVEVVPGSHTEAAVVEEACRWLKRLGKRPAVLNTCVPGFVANRIQHAVMRECLSLLEKGVVEAEALDDIVQYSIGIRMALNGPLCQRDLNGLDTHLNIARYLYPDLEARQEPAALLEEYVAQGRLGAKAGQGFYRWSDESRTQHQARERENLQRIIEIAAQHSRRDEP, encoded by the coding sequence ATGCAGGACGATTCATTGCAGGCCGTCGTGGTGGGTGCCGGCACCATGGGCACTACCCTGGCCAAGTTGATGGCGGCGCATAATGTCCAAGTCACCGTGGTGGATACCAATCCGCAGGTGCTGGATGCCAGCCGCCTGAGTATAGGAACCCATGCGGCCGCGATTCGCTTCACCACGGATTTGCAGTCGGCGGGGGCCCCTGATTTCGTCATCGAGAGCGTGACCGAGAACGTCGCGGTCAAGCGGAAGGTGGTGGCGCAAATCGAAGCCAGCGTGGCCGATACCACCGTCATCATGACCAATACTTCCGGTATTCCGATCGACGACATCGGCAGCGCTATGCGCCTGCCGCAGCGCTTTGTGGGAACGCATTTCTTCAACCCGGCGGATATCGTTCCCGCCGTGGAAGTGGTGCCCGGCAGCCACACCGAAGCGGCGGTAGTGGAAGAGGCGTGCCGCTGGCTCAAGCGGTTGGGGAAACGTCCGGCGGTACTCAATACCTGTGTGCCCGGTTTCGTCGCCAATCGGATCCAGCATGCGGTGATGCGCGAATGCCTCTCCCTGCTGGAAAAAGGGGTAGTCGAGGCCGAGGCGCTGGACGATATCGTGCAGTACTCCATCGGCATACGCATGGCGCTCAACGGCCCCTTGTGCCAGCGTGATCTCAACGGGCTGGATACTCACTTGAATATCGCCCGCTACCTCTATCCGGATCTCGAGGCACGCCAGGAGCCCGCGGCGCTTCTCGAAGAGTACGTCGCTCAAGGGCGTCTGGGGGCCAAGGCGGGACAAGGTTTCTACCGCTGGAGTGACGAGTCCCGTACGCAGCACCAGGCCAGGGAGCGGGAAAACCTGCAACGCATCATCGAAATCGCCGCGCAACACTCAAGGAGAGACGAGCCATGA
- a CDS encoding short-chain fatty acid transporter, producing the protein MNALANFFTRLVNRYMPDPLVIAILLTVLTMLLAVLMQGTSPLDAVRYWGDGFWDLLAFSMQMTVILLAGYILAKTPLVDGALNRLAARVKTPFVAIVVATLVGGIGSWLNWGFGLVIGGIVAQKLALNVKGLHYPLVIAAAYSGFALYGIGLSGSVPLLIATEGHFLQDAIGLIPLSETIFSPILLITSALILLTLPFFNAWLHPKDIKDVVEIDPSSVAKPSAPPLGSGDKITIAERLNRSRVVGIGIGLLGMLYIALYAVDGGSLNLNTVNFAFLFLGVLLFASPANYLAALADGIRIVSGIIVQYPFYAGIMGILVSSGLVVSFANTFVDISSAQTLPIWSFISGAIINLLAPSGGGQWAVQGPVMVQAATEIGASQAATALAVQIGDQWSNMIQPFWILPVLAISGLKLRDVMGYMVLILIYLGIIYGSAMLIWGYLGA; encoded by the coding sequence ATGAATGCGCTGGCAAATTTCTTCACCCGGTTAGTCAACCGCTACATGCCCGACCCGCTGGTCATCGCCATTCTCCTGACCGTACTCACCATGCTTCTGGCGGTGCTCATGCAAGGCACCAGCCCGTTGGATGCGGTGCGCTACTGGGGCGATGGGTTCTGGGACCTGCTGGCCTTCAGCATGCAGATGACGGTCATCCTCCTGGCGGGCTACATCCTGGCCAAGACGCCATTGGTGGATGGCGCCCTCAATCGCCTCGCCGCGCGGGTCAAGACACCGTTCGTGGCTATCGTCGTCGCTACCCTGGTGGGCGGAATCGGCAGCTGGTTGAACTGGGGGTTCGGTCTGGTGATCGGCGGCATCGTCGCTCAGAAGCTGGCGCTCAACGTGAAGGGCTTGCACTACCCGCTGGTGATCGCCGCGGCGTATTCGGGCTTCGCGCTCTACGGTATCGGCCTGTCCGGAAGTGTGCCGTTGCTGATCGCCACTGAAGGGCATTTCCTTCAGGACGCTATCGGACTGATCCCGCTGAGCGAAACGATTTTCTCGCCCATCCTGTTGATCACCAGTGCGCTTATTCTTCTGACTCTCCCCTTCTTCAATGCCTGGCTGCATCCCAAAGACATCAAGGATGTCGTCGAAATCGACCCGTCCTCAGTCGCAAAACCTTCCGCACCTCCCCTTGGCAGCGGTGACAAGATCACCATCGCCGAGCGCTTGAACCGTAGCCGGGTTGTCGGCATCGGCATCGGCTTGCTGGGCATGTTATATATCGCGCTATATGCCGTGGATGGCGGTTCGCTGAACCTCAATACCGTCAATTTCGCCTTTCTGTTCCTAGGGGTACTGCTGTTTGCCTCGCCGGCCAATTACCTGGCCGCATTGGCGGACGGGATTCGTATCGTCTCCGGTATCATCGTGCAATACCCTTTCTACGCCGGGATCATGGGGATTCTGGTGAGCTCGGGCCTGGTGGTGTCCTTCGCCAACACCTTCGTCGATATTTCCAGTGCGCAAACCCTGCCTATCTGGTCGTTCATCAGCGGCGCCATCATCAACCTGCTGGCACCGTCCGGCGGCGGCCAGTGGGCGGTCCAAGGGCCGGTCATGGTGCAAGCCGCCACGGAAATCGGCGCGTCCCAGGCGGCCACGGCGCTCGCGGTTCAAATCGGCGACCAGTGGAGCAACATGATCCAACCGTTCTGGATCCTCCCGGTGCTGGCCATCTCGGGCTTGAAGTTGCGCGACGTGATGGGCTACATGGTGCTGATCCTCATCTATCTGGGAATCATCTACGGCAGTGCCATGCTGATCTGGGGCTACCTCGGCGCCTAA
- a CDS encoding YciI family protein has product MPFLIETFDKPDRQALRLEVRQAHLEYLDANVHLLLACGAKLSDDGETASGGIYLVDLDSREEAERFIEADPFHQAALFAEVKIVRWRQAYLNRKNTL; this is encoded by the coding sequence ATGCCTTTTCTGATCGAGACCTTCGACAAGCCCGACCGTCAGGCCCTGCGCCTGGAGGTACGCCAAGCTCACCTTGAGTACCTGGATGCCAACGTCCATCTCCTGCTGGCCTGTGGCGCCAAACTCTCCGATGACGGCGAAACGGCGTCCGGCGGCATCTATCTGGTCGATCTGGATAGCCGCGAGGAGGCCGAGCGTTTCATCGAGGCCGACCCCTTCCACCAGGCGGCGTTGTTCGCCGAGGTCAAGATCGTGCGCTGGCGGCAGGCCTACCTGAACCGGAAGAACACCCTGTAG
- the catC gene encoding muconolactone Delta-isomerase, producing MLFHVEMVVKLPPDMPAEQAAEIKAKEKAYSQELQRQGKWRHLWRVAGSYANVSIFDVSDNAELQELISGLPLFPYMDIQVKPLCRHPSSVRDDDT from the coding sequence ATGTTGTTTCATGTGGAAATGGTGGTGAAGCTGCCCCCGGACATGCCGGCCGAGCAGGCCGCTGAAATTAAAGCGAAGGAAAAAGCCTACTCGCAGGAGCTGCAACGTCAGGGCAAATGGCGTCATCTCTGGCGGGTCGCCGGTAGCTACGCCAACGTCAGTATCTTCGACGTCAGTGACAACGCCGAGCTCCAGGAACTCATCAGCGGCTTACCCCTGTTCCCCTACATGGATATCCAGGTGAAACCGCTCTGCCGTCACCCCTCCTCGGTACGCGATGACGATACCTAA